The proteins below come from a single Eucalyptus grandis isolate ANBG69807.140 chromosome 3, ASM1654582v1, whole genome shotgun sequence genomic window:
- the LOC120291721 gene encoding uncharacterized protein LOC120291721 encodes MESVAVGPKHGGVAGRLSAKSVIKFGAYLAVVFLFQTICAVWVFGSNGSDSNGESEERISVNGEGRAVAGKKLLSRARNVVYLDESDLERRTEEIMSMAREVRRSEKRGLKRDDAGDAEGDDGDDDDDGEAIPDSRMAIEKEIGSRLDKLQKKLRPVRKSPGLSENVPLEGASSLMFEKKLKFRSPLVEKPGTAPKGFQRLRGNGKTKKKSKNEVNGEGKNGGLDHGVMESSNGEKWEELVDGKGHSGLSDDIKREGDETMLFTEMQNDLSYHVLFIN; translated from the coding sequence ATGGAGAGTGTAGCCGTTGGCCCCAAGCACGGCGGCGTCGCCGGGAGATTATCGGCCAAGTCCGTGATAAAGTTCGGCGCTTATTTGGCTGTGGTTTTCTTGTTCCAGACCATTTGTGCTGTTTGGGTGTTTGGCAGCAACGGCTCCGATTCTAATGGTGAAAGTGAGGAGAGAATTTCGGTGAACGGGGAAGGGAGGGCGGTGGCGGGAAAGAAGCTCTTGTCGAGAGCGAGGAATGTGGTTTACTTGGATGAGTCTGACTTGGAGAGGAGGACTGAGGAGATAATGTCGATGGCTAGGGAGGTGCGGAGGAGCGAGAAGAGGGGGCTGAAGAGGGACGATGCCGGGGATGCTGAAGGCGATGATggcgatgacgatgatgatggtgaggCGATTCCCGACAGCAGGATGGCTATTGAGAAGGAAATTGGTTCTCGGTTGGATAAGCTGCAAAAGAAATTGAGACCTGTTCGGAAATCGCCAGGTCTAAGTGAAAATGTGCCGCTCGAGGGAGCTAGTAGTTTGATGTTCGAGAAAAAGTTGAAGTTTAGAAGCCCTTTGGTGGAGAAACCCGGTACTGCTCCGAAGGGGTTTCAGCGGTTACGAGGTAATggtaaaacaaagaagaaaagcaaaaacgaAGTCAATGGAGAAGGGAAAAATGGAGGTCTTGATCACGGTGTTATGGAATCATCAAATGGAGAAAAGTGGGAGGAATTGGTAGATGGTAAGGGACATAGCGGTCTCTCCGACGACATCAAGCGAGAAGGTGATGAAACCATGCTTTTCACGGAGATGCAGAATGATTTGTCATATCATGTACTTTTTATCAATTAG